The following are encoded together in the Buteo buteo chromosome 2, bButBut1.hap1.1, whole genome shotgun sequence genome:
- the NOD1 gene encoding nucleotide-binding oligomerization domain-containing protein 1 isoform X3, whose protein sequence is MEGQLCANLEISVEKPPGASLPSFIALLKVYRELLVSRIRNTQCLIDNLIKNDYFSAEDAEIVIQFPTQADKVRKILDLVQSKGEEVSEYFIHVLQKVTDAYYELQPWLDEIGYKPSENICSKPVVNTDPVSRYCQKLRYELGRDSKFVMSYAQREEMLLEEIYSDNIMELLSFTNESLGKVCQLEALFDDAVGLINEDGETIYVFGDAGIGKSILVQKIQSLWARKELEIGAKFFFRFRCRMFSCFKEDEAICLKDLLFKYNCYPDQDPAEVFHHILQFPHTVLFTFDGFDEIYSNFDLSSVPEMCSPNEPIHPLVLLVSLLRGKLLKGSKKILTARTGTEIQRNIIRKKVLLRGFSSNNLKEYTATFFKDEGQRTLVLNQLEANPSLCSLCSVPLFCWIIFKCYEHFHSMFDSHELPDCSVTLTDVFLLMIEVHLNRSVKTSLLKNNTRSQAEMFKSRKETLLALGKMAYKGMENSFFIFEQEEVSSVNISEGDLQLGFLRTVKGYSGCDNQCTYEFLHLTLQSFFTALFLVMEEKVGAKELLQFFNECSSTETAQPTCLRIPWLKKQLAGKDPFRNKEHFHFTNLFLCGLLSRSKQKLFRHLVLPAVIKRKRKTLITYLGESMKSHLKGVTRSRLPNYNQVQVQPNFVWMLRCLYETQSEKVGKLAAKRMHANYIKLTYCNAYSADCSAISFVVHHFQKRLALDLDNNNINDYGVKQLLPCFSKLAVIRLSVNQVTDHGVKILYEELSKYQIVTFLGLYNNQITDVGAKYVAKLIEECSSLEYVKIGANKITSEGGKCLAQAIQKSKTMFEIGMWGNQVGDEGAKAFAEALRNHPTLTNVRLTKNELDDEAAMSFAEMLKVNKKLVHLWLIQNQITAKGVKYLSEALKENTTIKEVCLNGNLISQEEAKAFENEERIICF, encoded by the exons ATGGAAGGTCAACTTTGTGCTAACTTGgagatttctgtggaaaaaccTCCAGGAGCAAGTCTTCCGTCCTTCATTGCTTTGCTGAAGGTATACCGAGAACTTCTGGTCAGTAGAATCCGAAACACACAGTGTTTGATTGACAACTTGATTAAGAATGACTACTTCTCCGCTGAAGATGCAGAGATTGTTATCCAATTTCCAACTCAAGCAGATAAg GTTCGCAAAATTCTAGACTTGGTTCAAAGCAAGGGAGAAGAGGTTTCAGAATATTTCATCCATGTCCTGCAGAAAGTCACTGATGCTTACTATGAACTTCAGCCTTGGCTGGATGAAATAGGTTACAAGCCTTCAGAGAATATTTGTAGTAAACCTGTGGTAAATACAGATCCAG TTAGCAGGTATTGCCAGAAACTCAGATATGAACTGGGACGGGACTCCAAGTTTGTTATGTCATACGCTCAGAGGGAAGAGATGCTGCTTGAAGAAATCTACTCTGACAATATTATGGAGCTGCTCAGTTTTACCAATGAAAGTCTAGGCAAAGTGTGTCAGTTAGAAGCCCTTTTTGATGATGCAGTTGGGCTAATTAATGAAGATGGAGAGACTATTTATGTCTTTGGTGATGCAGGAATTGGAAAATCCATCTTGGTGCAAAAGATACAAAGCCTTTGGGCCAGAAAAGAATTGGAGATAGGGGCCAAATTTTTCTTCCGTTTCCGATGTAGGATGTTTAGTTGCTTTAAGGAAGATGAAGCCATATGTTTGAAAGACCTACTCTTCAAATATAATTGCTACCCAGACCAGGACCctgcagaggtgttccatcACATCTTGCAATTCCCTCATACAGTTCTTTTCACATTTGATGGCTTCGATGAGATCTATTCCAACTTTGATCTCAGTAGTGTGCCTGAGATGTGTTCACCCAATGAACCCATCCAccccctggtgctgctggtaAGCCTTCTCAGAGGAAAGCTTCTTAAGGGATCCAAGAAAATTCTTACAGCGAGGACAGGGACTGAGATCCAAAGAAACATCATTAGAAAGAAAGTGTTGCTCCGTGGTTTCTCCAGCAATAACCTGAAGGAATACACTGCTACATTTTTCAAAGATGAGGGGCAACGAACACTGGTATTGAACCAGTTGGAAGCTAACCCCAGTCTCTGCAGTTTGTGTTCAGTGCCTTTATTTTGCTGGATTATCTTTAAATGCTACGAACACTTCCATTCCATGTTTGACAGCCACGAGCTTCCAGACTGTTCTGTTACATTGACAGATGTATTTTTGCTCATGATTGAAGTCCATCTGAACCGATCTGTGAAAACAAGTTTGCTGAAGAACAACACCAGAAGCCAAGCAGAGATGTTCAAATCAAGAAAGGAAACTCTTCTAGCTTTGGGTAAAATGGCATACAAAGGGATGGAGAACTCTTTCTTTATCTTCGAGCAGGAGGAGGTGTCATCAGTAAACATCTCTGAAGGAGATTTGCAATTGGGCTTTCTCAGGACAGTTAAAGGTTACAGTGGCTGTGACAATCAGTGCACTTATGAGTTCTTGCACTTAACCCTTCAGTcttttttcacagctttgtTCCTGGTTATGGAAGAGAAAGTGGGTGCAAAGGAGTTACTTCAGTTTTTCAATGAATGTTCTTCCACTGAGACTGCCCAGCCTACTTGCCTTCGTATTCCTTGGTTGAAGAAACAACTAGCAGGGAAGGATCCTTTCCGAAATAAGGAACACTTTCATTTTACTAACCTGTTTCTTTGTGGTCTGCTTTCTAGATCCAAGCAGAAACTCTTCAGACATTTAGTTTTGCCTGCAGTTAttaagaggaagagaaagacacTCATCACATACCTTGGGGAAAGCATGAAATCCCACCTGAAAGGTGTCACTCGGTCCAGGCTTCCAAACTACAATCAGGTCCAGGTCCAGCCCAACTTTGTTTGGATGCTGAGGTGCCTTTATGAGACTCAGAGTGAGAAAGTGGGGAAGTTGGCCGCCAAACGCATGCATGCCAATTACATCAAGCTCACATACTGCAATGCCTATTCTGCTGACTGCAGTGCTATTTCCTTTGTTGTGCATCACTTTCAAAAGCGCCTGGCTCTGGATTTGGACAACAACAACATCAATGACTATGGAGTAAAACAGCTGCTACCTTGCTTCAGCAAGCTTGCAGTGATCAG GCTCAGTGTAAATCAGGTCACAGATCATGGAGTAAAGATCTTGTATGAAGAACTCTCCAAGTACCAAATTGTGACTTTCTTAGG cttGTACAACAATCAAATCACTGATGTCGGAGCCAAATATGTTGCAAAACTAATTGAAGAGTGTTCAAGCCTTGAATACGTTAA AATAGGAGCAAACAAAATAACTAGTGAAGGAGGAAAGTGCCTTGCCCAAGCCATCCAGAAGAGCAAGACAATGTTTGAAATTGG GATGTGGGGTAATCAAGTTGGAGACGAAGGAGCAAAGGCATTTGCAGAGGCCTTGAGGAACCACCCCACATTAACAAACGTGAG